The following is a genomic window from Prevotella sp. E13-17.
AAGAAATTTCATTTTCAAAATCTCTACATGTCACGTTCGCTGGAGTTTCTAAATGCCAAGGAGCATGTTTAACCACTATACTATCTATTTTAAAAGTATTTACACTGTAGATATGAAGTATAATTACGTTCATCAATAAAAAAAAAGTAAAATATCTTTTATTCATTTTGTTCTCATAGGATAAATTATAATTTCAAGTTCTTTCTCAACAGGAGTGTTAGATGTACTATTTTTCATTAAGTCTCACCAAGGCTACTTTTCTCATCTTTAACCGATTCATATCTAAGCCTATTTCGTTTCCAAAAGATTTATTATCAAAAGAATATTTATAATCTGAAGGTATTCCATAGATTTTTATTAATGCATCAGAAGCTAATTCCATACTATCAAGACAATTGTAATAACCAGACCTGCATCGCAATAAATACAAAACCTCTGGCAAGTTTTCCAAATTGTAATCTTCCATGTCACAAAGACAATTCAAATCACCGATACATAATCCTTCATCCTTCCACTCTACATACATACGAGCTTCACAAGTCTGATTCTTAGGCATCTGTCTTGTAATGGAACATAAAAACGAGCTAATGCTATCAAATTCCTCGGCAGAACACTCCAACGTTTCATACACGCCAAGGTTTTCCGCAATTTTTGCCATAGATTTACATGTTGTCTTTACATTCGTTTCGTAAACGTAAGGATAGTACGATACAAATATAGTATCATTGTCCTTCGTTTCCTTCTCGCATATAGCTGAGCAAGAGGTAAGACATATAATAGTATATACAAACAAAAAACTCTCTTTATATTTCATCGTCATTACTGTTATAATGGTTTTATTGATATGGAATTACGGGTATCAAGTACCTTTTGTTCTTAATGACACTTTATGTATAACTGCAATAAAAACGACAGCAATATAATACGATAAATATACAAGAACTAGCCCAAATACAGAGTCAACATTGAAAAGACCAATCCATGTATTATCACACAAAGAATCTGCAATCATCAATAGTGATGGAATAATCGTATACGTCAAACATAACCATAGATTATCTATTATACTCGACAATATCTTCATCTTATAAATAATTAGAACCATGCATATACTTAAAGGTCCCCATATGAACACCTGACAAAAGGCAAAAAGATATAGGCCAAACACTAATCCATCAGAGTCAAAATTATTGAGACTCGTACCTAAAACAAAAACTGCTGCAAGCAGACAATCAACTACATATGATATTAGAAGATTTCTACATTGACGTCTTTTTACACATTTCTTCATAATAATCTTTTATTGCTTTTTTCTGTTCATCTGATGTCCATGGTTTTGCCTTTGAATCAAAACCAGTTTTTACACCTGGGATTTTTTCTCGTATTTCTTCTATAATCTCTTCTGAAACACCAGATTTTAAAAGAATCGTTGAGCTACTCGAATTACAATTTCCTTGAATATCATTTGTTGGCAATATATCATACCTAATTCCATTCTCATTACCATAGGAATTAATGGTATTAACCACAGAATTATCGAATTCTTCACTTGTCATACCTTCTGGAATAGGAACTTCGATCTTTGCCTTGCAATTAACCTTGTCTTTACCTTTATAAATATCTATATCTTGTTGATAGTGACATTCCGATAAACGATTAAAACTTAAAAAAGGATTGCTTTTCTCTGGTCCATAAGCAGCATACCTAACTATTTTCCCAGAAGAATTTTCAACTGTAATGAACGTGTGTGTCGGGAGTCCTCCAAGTTTCATAAGTTTATTACTTGTAGGTAATGTCGTAGCATAGAGGTAAACTTTCTTCCCATCTGGATCGATGTATATAACCGGATTATTCGCACAATACGCATACGGACTGATGTGATAGTACTTCTCGCAGAGGGGATCCATCGTTGTGAAACGACCGAGAAGAGGGTCGTACCAACGGGCGCCATAGTCATACCAGTTCAGCCCGTGCATCATATCAAACTCCTTGCCTATAAACAGGCGGTGGTGAGTGCCTGTCTTGCCTTTGCGTATCACACCACCATAAGGATAGTAATCTGTCACGAATGGTGAGGAAGTATCCGACCTCACAGCCATGCGCACATTTCCTTGATAGTCCTTCAGGTCGAAATAGTAGGACGAAGCACTCGTGCTGCCCGACAAAGACACCTCACCACAGTCCAACGTCAGATACCACTGACTGCTGTCCGAAGAAAGGTACTTCCGAATATGGACATAGTTCTCAGACGATGTCTGTGCTGTCAACACTGACACCATCAACAGATGCAACAACAGAAGGAAAAGTCGTTTATTCATGCGATTCTAGTCTATAATGGTAAGGCGTAAAAAAGTCGAAAATAGTCATTGGGCAGGGTTTCGCATCTTGTTTCTGGTTAAGATTAATAATAATTTGTCTGACTGCAAAGATACATCATTTTCCTAAACCATGATACTTTTCTCTATATTTTTTTACAGAAAAGAGCCAATGTGCCAAGAGACTCCAGACACGACACTACAACCACAATAGCCGCACGTCGATATTATTCACAGGTTCAAATAGAAAACATAGTAACTGTGATTTACCTTTACCATTTTAGTCTTTCAAACTTTTCTCTATTTTCATCATTGGGCATATATTTCCGAGTATTAGCATCAACGCAGACAGAATTAATTATTCCTTTACTTAAATCACTCAACTCACAGACAAACTGAGGATGATCAAGAAAGTCGGTAATAATCAGTTTTCCGTCTTCAATGACCAAATGCCGGACGTTCTTATTAAAGAAGACATCGTCAGGATAAGTTTGATAAATATAGCCTTCGTTAATAAAATGATTCTTTCCATCAAACAAAGACATCCTTAACCTATAGTCGTACGACGTGAGTACATGTTCTAATACGACTTTTACGCCATATCCTTTCAAAGTCTTTTTTTTGAATAACCGCTCATTTTTATAATTATTATTTCTTAATTCTTGATGAAGATTAAGGAAGGATTCAATAGGTATATCATGGCTAATAGAGGCTAGTTTGTAACCTCTTTCTAATAAAGAAAGATAATATTCAAAACGTTCCACTTCTGTTGACATATTTAAATACTTTTCGATTTCCTCATTACTGACATGAATATTTACTGATAACGATGAAACGGACTTCTCCTTCACAAGACTCTCATCTTTTGTAATATTACAAAAAAGCATATTATATGGGCCATCTGTTGGAAGATGCAACTTTCTAATACGTAAAGAAAGATAATTCGAAACAAACCACGTGTTATAGTTGAATTTATTATCAAATTCATCACCAAATCCTGAACCAAATCCAGAATTTCCTGCCCATAATATTATATATCTGTAATTCATTATTGCTATGGTCTTTTATGTTTCTCTGGATCTAATTGATCCCTATACTTATTAGCACGTTCTTTTTCGTAATCCAGAATACGGGTTCGTGACCCTTCACCAGCAGGCTCATGATGGGTTATTTCTGATTTATAAGTGCCATCACCTGATTCCTTATTCCATTTCTTAACTTGAGTTTCAGCTCGAACTGACTTCCCATTTTTTATCTGTCCACCACTAATTCCTGTTTTAATTACCTTATTAGTTTTTGTATTTATAATGTCATATGCATGCTGGGCCTTTGTACTTGCTTTTGAATTTCCATGTACTGCAAAGGTACTATTTATTCTGATAAATCGTATCATTTTGGGGCATAATGTGCATGAAGACCCCACTCCGACCCTCCTCCGAAAGGGAAATTCCACCCCGACCCTCCCAAGGGAGGGAGACATTCTGCTCTTTCATATTTGGCTTCTGAAGCCTTACTCCACAGTATATATTTACATGGCCGTAGGCGGTTTTCTTGTTTTTTTCGATGATGTTGTTGTAGCCGACAGGCTGTTTGATGGTTGTGCTACAGAAAAGGGAAGCTTGCTTGCCTTTGATGGAGTACAAACAACGAACAGATGAGCTTGCAGCTCATCGACAACAATATCAGCGGGTTTCTTACGGTTTTTGTTCTCCCAACAAGGAATTCTTTAAAAAGCCACAGAGCCTTAGAAAAAGTGGCGGTTTGACGCATGAAAAGTGGCGGTTTGACGACGCAATACTTTTGGTTTGGCATTGCAATAGTTAAGGTTTTACTCCGCATCTAGCCCCTGGAAAGGTCAATTCTATGGGCTGGACGCGGTCTGTATAGCCCCTGGACGCGGTCTGTTCAGGGGCTGAAAACAGGCGTTCCAGGGGCTGGAACAGAAACAAGTGTTTTGGTTTTAGACTTTAGAACCGACCGTTCTATACCTTAGAACTGCCACTCTTGGCCTCCAAAAGGGAGACTATCGGCTGGCCATTCGGCCGAAGTAACAGTCAGTATCTCAGCAGCTGTCGGTCGAACTCCTTGGCGCCACCAGTTTCGCCAAAGAGGCGCTTCAGCAACTTGACACGCATGTTGGTGATGGACTGTGGCGACGCCATGAGCAGACACGCCATCTCGGAAGGCTGGAAATGATGGTATATCAGCAGGCAAAGCGCCTGTTCGCGCACGCCAAGCGGCTTCAGCAGCGAGAGCAGGTCGGGGTTCAACGAGAAGCAGACTTGCTGCAGGGTGCTGATGTCCTCGTCGGCAGCCGGCTGTCCCAGCATGGCCGACTTATGCAGGCGCGCCGTGACCTCCTTCAGCTGGCGCGAGTTGTCGCGCAGTTGGCGCTTCTTCTGCCGCTGCATCTGCACCAGTTCGCGGTGCGTCAGCAGGTAGTACCACGCCATGAGTGCCAATGCCAGGACCACGACGACGAGGGCCGAAAGCAACCAGATGACGGTGCGATACTGATGGCGCTCGCGTTGCTGCTCGTCGTATTGCTTCTGCATGTCGAGGATGGCAGCAGCCTCGTTGTGTTCATAGCGGTCGCGGTAGAGCCGGTTCAGCCGCTGACTGAGGTGCGAGGCCATGCGATGGGCGGCAGGATCCTGCTCTGCCAGCGTGTTGTAGTAGTCTATCAGTTTGGCATAGGCATCCATGCTGATGGCATAGTCGGGCGATTGGAGAACCTGCGACCAGTAGTCGCTGGCCTGCACAGAGTGGCCCTCACGCGCGGCAACATCGCCCAGCAACTTGATGGTCTTGTCGAGATAGGTGATCTGACTTGAGGCATAGAGGCACTCTTTAGCCCGCGTGAGGTTGTTCTGGTGCAGATAGTAGCTGCCCATGTTGGTAAGCATGGTGGCGCGGATGGGTCCATCGACGCTGTCGAGCAGTGGCCGGCAGCGCTCTATGTAGGCCTGCAGCGAGTCGGGCTGGTTCATGGCATCGTAGGTGGTGGCGATGTTGTTCAGCTGTCGGGCCATCCACGACTTGTTGCCCGACTGCCGGGCAGCCTGCAGCGAGCGGTGGTAGTAGTCGAGGGTCAGGGGGTGGTTGTTGGCATTGTCGTTGATGTCGCCCAAGACGGCAAAGAGCTCGTAGTTGAGCGACGGGTCTTCCAGTCGGTCAGCCAGCTCCTCGACCTGCTTCAGCAGTCGGAAGGCCTCGCCATAGCGCTGCTGACCATAGAGCACGATGGCATGCTGCAGACAGGCTCGGGCGCTGCGCTTCTGGTCGCCCTGCTGCTCGTAGTAGTGCTGACTGAGGGCGATGACCGAGTCGGACGAGAACGTCAGTCCGATGCGATGGATGGCCTCGGTGAACACCAAGGCATAGAGTGCCTTGTCGGGCTCAGTGCCGAAGCTGTCGATGTCGAGCCCGTTGAGCAGGCGGATGGCCGAGTCGGGCTGTTGCAGGCAGACGGCTTCGGCCTGCAACAACCGCGGGTTGCGGCTCTGCTCCGGAGAGCAGGCCGCAACGGCTATTGTAATGATAAAAAAGAATAAACTAACTACCCTCATTTCAACTTAAACATGATAGGTATGGTGAACTTGACGCGCACGGGTTCGCCTTTCTGGCGACCAGCCTTCCACTTTGGCATGGCTTTGACCACACGAACAGCCTCCTCGTCGAGCGAGGGGAACACCGAGCGGAACACGGTGACGTTGCTCAGACTACCATCTTTCTCGATGATGAACTTCACCAGCACGCGACCCTCTACCTTCTGCTTCTCGGCATCCTTGGGATACTTCATGTTGTCTCTCATAAAGGTCATCATGCCCTCCATGCCGCCAGGGAACTCTGGCATCTGCTCTACCACGGTAAAGGGATCCTCTTGTTGCGCCTTCTGCGAAACGACGG
Proteins encoded in this region:
- a CDS encoding RHS repeat-associated core domain-containing protein produces the protein MNKRLFLLLLHLLMVSVLTAQTSSENYVHIRKYLSSDSSQWYLTLDCGEVSLSGSTSASSYYFDLKDYQGNVRMAVRSDTSSPFVTDYYPYGGVIRKGKTGTHHRLFIGKEFDMMHGLNWYDYGARWYDPLLGRFTTMDPLCEKYYHISPYAYCANNPVIYIDPDGKKVYLYATTLPTSNKLMKLGGLPTHTFITVENSSGKIVRYAAYGPEKSNPFLSFNRLSECHYQQDIDIYKGKDKVNCKAKIEVPIPEGMTSEEFDNSVVNTINSYGNENGIRYDILPTNDIQGNCNSSSSTILLKSGVSEEIIEEIREKIPGVKTGFDSKAKPWTSDEQKKAIKDYYEEMCKKTSM
- a CDS encoding energy transducer TonB, translating into MKKLMIVALMTLCGVTTLLAQKTVVSQKAQQEDPFTVVEQMPEFPGGMEGMMTFMRDNMKYPKDAEKQKVEGRVLVKFIIEKDGSLSNVTVFRSVFPSLDEEAVRVVKAMPKWKAGRQKGEPVRVKFTIPIMFKLK